A single genomic interval of Camelina sativa cultivar DH55 chromosome 11, Cs, whole genome shotgun sequence harbors:
- the LOC104724337 gene encoding transcription factor PRE1 isoform X2, whose protein sequence is MSNRRSSRQSSSAPRISDDQMIDLVTKLRQILPEIGQRRRSDKVSASKVLQETCNYIRSLNREVDNLSERLSQLLESVDEDSPEAAVIRSLLM, encoded by the exons ATGTCTAACAGAAGATCATCAAGACAATCTTCAAGTGCTCCAAGGATATCCGATGATCAAATGATCGACCTAGTAACTAAGCTCCGTCAGATTTTGCCGGAGATTGGTCAACGACGTCGCTCGGATAAG gtATCAGCCTCGAAAGTGTTGCAAGAGACATGCAACTACATACGAAGCTTGAACAGAGAAGTTGACAACCTCAGCGAGCGTTTGTCTCAGCTTCTCGAATCTGTCGATGAAGATAGCCCTGAAGCCGCCGTTATTAGAAGCCTCCTCATGtaa
- the LOC104724338 gene encoding uncharacterized protein At5g39865, translated as MGCASSKHRNRCRNCRGGLSPVIVPRSYSMHVHHPAQHSGDSYHTVALTSSTIGSLSLCDSSSFRHFHNQRVSDETGEKKMKNSSDLVIEAKVWSSMIKERIPKIVPRTPIVTPPGEPETINTWELMEGLEDVSPLRSPNHLRSFSFDVVRIQPSHEFDLPKSRFHENVKFDSRVGDDLDPTEHPFHIRIPEMKTNPQVGSSDEGNLERKILGKVKVILYFTSLRGIRKTYEDCCHIRIILKSLGIRIDERDVSMHLGFKDELKKLLEDKLENGVGITLPRVFLGDKYLGGVDEIKNLNENGTLEMLIKGCQRVKDGLTGFDIECEACGDVRFVPCETCSGSCKIYYGGEQVTEYGFQRCPYCNENGLIRCPVCCDL; from the coding sequence atggGTTGTGCAAGCTCGAAGCATCGAAATCGTTGCCGTAACTGCAGAGGAGGATTATCTCCGGTGATTGTACCTCGGAGCTATTCAATGCACGTTCATCATCCGGCACAACACAGCGGCGATAGCTATCACACGGTGGCTCTCACTTCCTCCACCATTGGATCTCTTAGTCTTtgcgattcttcttctttcaggCATTTTCACAATCAACGCGTTTCCGACGAAACtggtgagaagaagatgaagaattcTTCGGATTTGGTTATTGAAGCCAAGGTTTGGTCAAGTATGATAAAGGAGAGAATCCCAAAGATTGTTCCGAGAACTCCGATTGTGACGCCTCCAGGAGAGCCAGAGACGATCAATACATGGGAGTTGATGGAAGGTCTTGAAGATGTTAGTCCTTTACGATCACCTAATCACTTGAGGAGCTTCTCGTTTGATGTTGTTCGTATCCAACCTAGTCATGAATTTGATCTTCCCAAATCAAGGTTTCATGAGAATGTGAAGTTTGATAGCAGAGTTGGTGATGATTTGGATCCAACTGAGCATCCTTTTCATATCCGCATTCCCGAGATGAAGACGAATCCGCAAGTCGGGTCATCAGATGAAGGAAACTTGGAAAGAAAGATTTTAGGTAAAGTAAAGGTGATACTTTATTTCACAAGCCTTAGAGGTATAAGGAAGACATATGAGGACTGCTGCCATATCCGGATCATACTAAAAAGCTTAGGGATCAGGATCGATGAGCGTGATGTATCGATGCATTTGGGTTTCAAAGATGAGCTGAAGAAGTTATTGGAGGATAAATTGGAGAATGGCGTTGGAATAACCTTACCTAGAGTTTTCTTGGGGGACAAGTATCTTGGGGGAGTCGATgagattaaaaatttgaatgaaaatgGGACACTTGAAATGCTTATAAAAGGCTGCCAAAGGGTCAAAGATGGCTTAACAGGTTTTGATATCGAATGTGAGGCTTGTGGAGATGTTAGGTTTGTGCCTTGTGAGACATGTTCAGGCAGCTGCAAAATCTACTATGGAGGTGAACAAGTTACAGAGTATGGATTTCAAAGATGTCCATATTGTAATGAGAATGGATTGATCAGATGTCCCgtgtgttgtgacttgtga
- the LOC104724339 gene encoding beta-glucosidase 8 isoform X2, whose product MKPLSLFIIFLAIVLTTSYVHAFTRNIFPEDFLFGAATSAYQREGAVNEDSVLNTFSHSDVKLMAEMGLESFRFSITWAGRYGRGFIKPKGLLFYKNLSTSPKNMESNHTLRYIIMTILSLLKMSTEDGSTAKS is encoded by the exons atgaaacctttatctctatttattatttttctggcCATCGTTTTGACAACAAGCTACGTTCATGCCTTTACCAGAAACATTTTTCCAGAGGATTTCCTCTTTGGAGCCGCCACTTCTGCTTATCAG AGGGAAGGAGCTGTCAATGAAGATAGCGTCTTGAATACTTTCTCACACTCTG ATGTTAAGCTCATGGCAGAAATGGGCTTAGAATCATTCAGATTCTCAATCACCTGGGCAGGAAGAT ATGGAAGAGGATTCATTAAGCCAAAAGGCCTATTGTTTTACAAGAACCTCAGTACCTCACCAAAGAACATG GAATCGAACCACACGTTACGCTATATAATTATGACCATCCTCAGTCTATTGAAGATGAGTACGGAGGATGGCTCAACCGCAAAATCAT AA
- the LOC104724339 gene encoding beta-glucosidase 8 isoform X1, with protein MKPLSLFIIFLAIVLTTSYVHAFTRNIFPEDFLFGAATSAYQREGAVNEDSVLNTFSHSDVKLMAEMGLESFRFSITWAGRYGRGFIKPKGLLFYKNLSTSPKNMESNHTLRYIIMTILSLLKMSTEDGSTAKSYFTAYDRCML; from the exons atgaaacctttatctctatttattatttttctggcCATCGTTTTGACAACAAGCTACGTTCATGCCTTTACCAGAAACATTTTTCCAGAGGATTTCCTCTTTGGAGCCGCCACTTCTGCTTATCAG AGGGAAGGAGCTGTCAATGAAGATAGCGTCTTGAATACTTTCTCACACTCTG ATGTTAAGCTCATGGCAGAAATGGGCTTAGAATCATTCAGATTCTCAATCACCTGGGCAGGAAGAT ATGGAAGAGGATTCATTAAGCCAAAAGGCCTATTGTTTTACAAGAACCTCAGTACCTCACCAAAGAACATG GAATCGAACCACACGTTACGCTATATAATTATGACCATCCTCAGTCTATTGAAGATGAGTACGGAGGATGGCTCAACCGCAAAATCAT ACTTCACTGCTTATGACAGATGTATGCTTTAG